A genomic window from Silene latifolia isolate original U9 population chromosome 11, ASM4854445v1, whole genome shotgun sequence includes:
- the LOC141612362 gene encoding protein NPGR2-like isoform X4, which produces MHKIMNCFSGEKMRVNEMLQLPESPGEEHSEHEILNIQEAELSLSESGGLNSEEARALLGRYEYQKGNIEAALQVFEGINIGIVTSNIKITLATIQGYPRRRSKRVHKPQKSIRGVSLLFEALFLKAKSFQALGRFKEAAQSCKDFVDLVESLFPDGMPENFGADSKLQMTIISAVELLPELWKLAGCPHDVILSYRQALLHGWNLDAGTASRLQKDFAVYLLYSGVEASPPNLGSQINKSFVPQSNLEEAILLLTLLLRKFTCRVIEWDPSVMDHLSFALNVSNQPQALTWVIEDLPAGSIERKEVYHTLALCYHAHGDNFAALNLLRKLLHHSEEPNHIPGLLLAAKICSENPSLAEEGITYARRALAIKDDACHNIVPRIHFFLGILLSNYANLAISEPERIERQLEAVQALECAVELTNRRETTFIYHLSLEYAIQRELDLALYYAKLLLKLPSGNDTKGLLLLARILSGQKRYGDGERIIDAALDQTEQGEQGELLRTKAKLQIAQGCLKKASETYSQLLAILKVKSKSFGSGKSLCLIARALRTRINNYNCILGLIWLAFTSSCHAGAMLSLVCLKSRPSVLIVLPDGIL; this is translated from the exons ATGCACAAAATAATGAACTGCTTTTCAGGGGAAAAAATGAGAGTCAATGAAATGTTGCAGCTGCCTGAATCACCTGGTGAAGAACATTCTGAGCATGAGATTCTTAATATTCAAGAAGCCGAGTTATCTCTTAGCGAAAGTGGTGGGCTAAACTCAGAG GAAGCAAGAGCATTGTTGGGAAGATACGAGTATCAGAAAGGAAACATAGAGGCTGCTCTACAGGTCTTTGAAGGGATCAATATTGGTATAGTAACTTCAAATATCAAAATCACCCTTGCCACAATACAAGGTTATCCACGAAGGCGTTCCAAAAGGGTCCATAAACCGCAAAAGTCTATACGTGGAGTGAGTTTATTGTTTGAGGCCTTGTTCTTGAAGGCTAAATCtttccaagctcttgggaggtTTAAAG AAGCTGCTCAATCATGCAAAGATTTTGTGGATCTTGTTGAATCTTTGTTTCCAGATGGCATGCCGGAAAACTTTGGTGCGGACTCTAAGTTGCAGATGACCATAATCAGCGCTGTTGAGTTGCTTCCAGAATTATGGAAGCTTGCCGGGTGCCCTCATGACGTTATCTTGTCTTACCGCCAGGCCCTCCTCCACGGCTGGAACCTAGATGCTGGAACTGCTTCTAGGTTACAAAAAGACTTTGCCGTTTACCTTTTATATAGCGGAGTAGAAGCAAGCCCCCCAAACTTGGGTTCCCAGATCAATAAGTCATTTGTACCTCAAAGCAACTTAGAAGAGGCGATTCTACTGCTAACCCTTCTGTTGAGAAAATTTACTTGTAGGGTTATTGAGTGGGACCCCTCAGTTATGGATCATTTGTCATTTGCCCTCAATGTATCAAATCAACCCCAAGCATTAACCTGGGTAATAGAAGATTTACCTGCTGGGAGTATTGAGAGAAAGGAGGTTTACCACACTCTAGCACTTTGTTATCATGCACACGGTGACAATTTTGCTGCTTTGAATCTTCTGAGGAAGCTTTTGCATCATTCTGAGGAACCAAATCATATTCCAGGATTGCTACTGGCGGCAAAAATATGTAGTGAAAATCCCAGCTTAGCGGAAGAAGGGATCACATATGCTCGTAGAGCCTTGGCTATCAAGGACGATGCTTGTCATAATATAGTTCCCCGTATACATTTTTTCCTGGGTATTTTACTGTCAAATTATGCCAACTTAGCAATCTCTGAGCCCGAGAGGATTGAGAGGCAGTTAGAGGCTGTTCAGGCACTAGAATGCGCTGTAGAATTAACAAATCGTAGAGAGACTACGTTTATTTATCATTTGAGTCTAGAGTATGCAATTCAGAGAGAATTGGATCTTGCGCTTTATTATGCAAAGCTTTTGTTGAAGTTGCCAAGTGGGAATGATACTAAAGGATTGCTGTTGTTAGCAAGGATTTTATCTGGCCAAAAACGGTATGGTGATGGGGAAAGAATCATAGATGCCGCCCTTGATCAGACAGAACAAGGGGAACAAGGTGAACTTTTGAGAACAAAAGCTAAACTCCAAATTGCTCAGGGTTGTTTGAAAAAGGCGTCTGAGACATACTCACAACTTCTTGCAATTCTTAAAGTTAAAAGTAAGAGCTTTGGATCTGGGAAG TCATTGTGTCTTATTGCTAGGGCCTTGAGGACCAGGATCAACAATTACAACTGCATACTTGGGTTGATCTGGCTTGCTTTTACATCAAGTTGTCACGCTGGAGCGATGCTGAGTCTTGTCTGTCTAAAGTCAAGGCCATCAGTCCTAATTGTGCTTCCAGATGGCATACTCTAG
- the LOC141612362 gene encoding protein NPGR2-like isoform X1 — translation MHKIMNCFSGEKMRVNEMLQLPESPGEEHSEHEILNIQEAELSLSESGGLNSEEARALLGRYEYQKGNIEAALQVFEGINIGIVTSNIKITLATIQGYPRRRSKRVHKPQKSIRGVSLLFEALFLKAKSFQALGRFKEAAQSCKDFVDLVESLFPDGMPENFGADSKLQMTIISAVELLPELWKLAGCPHDVILSYRQALLHGWNLDAGTASRLQKDFAVYLLYSGVEASPPNLGSQINKSFVPQSNLEEAILLLTLLLRKFTCRVIEWDPSVMDHLSFALNVSNQPQALTWVIEDLPAGSIERKEVYHTLALCYHAHGDNFAALNLLRKLLHHSEEPNHIPGLLLAAKICSENPSLAEEGITYARRALAIKDDACHNIVPRIHFFLGILLSNYANLAISEPERIERQLEAVQALECAVELTNRRETTFIYHLSLEYAIQRELDLALYYAKLLLKLPSGNDTKGLLLLARILSGQKRYGDGERIIDAALDQTEQGEQGELLRTKAKLQIAQGCLKKASETYSQLLAILKVKSKSFGSGKGLEDQDQQLQLHTWVDLACFYIKLSRWSDAESCLSKVKAISPNCASRWHTLGLFYEAKGLFKEALDAFQMALNIDPCHVPSLIGSAINLRQLNSKSNSVAKSFLMNALKFDRMNHVAWFNLGLLCQSDQDSSISEAVECFQTATILEETAPIEPFR, via the exons ATGCACAAAATAATGAACTGCTTTTCAGGGGAAAAAATGAGAGTCAATGAAATGTTGCAGCTGCCTGAATCACCTGGTGAAGAACATTCTGAGCATGAGATTCTTAATATTCAAGAAGCCGAGTTATCTCTTAGCGAAAGTGGTGGGCTAAACTCAGAG GAAGCAAGAGCATTGTTGGGAAGATACGAGTATCAGAAAGGAAACATAGAGGCTGCTCTACAGGTCTTTGAAGGGATCAATATTGGTATAGTAACTTCAAATATCAAAATCACCCTTGCCACAATACAAGGTTATCCACGAAGGCGTTCCAAAAGGGTCCATAAACCGCAAAAGTCTATACGTGGAGTGAGTTTATTGTTTGAGGCCTTGTTCTTGAAGGCTAAATCtttccaagctcttgggaggtTTAAAG AAGCTGCTCAATCATGCAAAGATTTTGTGGATCTTGTTGAATCTTTGTTTCCAGATGGCATGCCGGAAAACTTTGGTGCGGACTCTAAGTTGCAGATGACCATAATCAGCGCTGTTGAGTTGCTTCCAGAATTATGGAAGCTTGCCGGGTGCCCTCATGACGTTATCTTGTCTTACCGCCAGGCCCTCCTCCACGGCTGGAACCTAGATGCTGGAACTGCTTCTAGGTTACAAAAAGACTTTGCCGTTTACCTTTTATATAGCGGAGTAGAAGCAAGCCCCCCAAACTTGGGTTCCCAGATCAATAAGTCATTTGTACCTCAAAGCAACTTAGAAGAGGCGATTCTACTGCTAACCCTTCTGTTGAGAAAATTTACTTGTAGGGTTATTGAGTGGGACCCCTCAGTTATGGATCATTTGTCATTTGCCCTCAATGTATCAAATCAACCCCAAGCATTAACCTGGGTAATAGAAGATTTACCTGCTGGGAGTATTGAGAGAAAGGAGGTTTACCACACTCTAGCACTTTGTTATCATGCACACGGTGACAATTTTGCTGCTTTGAATCTTCTGAGGAAGCTTTTGCATCATTCTGAGGAACCAAATCATATTCCAGGATTGCTACTGGCGGCAAAAATATGTAGTGAAAATCCCAGCTTAGCGGAAGAAGGGATCACATATGCTCGTAGAGCCTTGGCTATCAAGGACGATGCTTGTCATAATATAGTTCCCCGTATACATTTTTTCCTGGGTATTTTACTGTCAAATTATGCCAACTTAGCAATCTCTGAGCCCGAGAGGATTGAGAGGCAGTTAGAGGCTGTTCAGGCACTAGAATGCGCTGTAGAATTAACAAATCGTAGAGAGACTACGTTTATTTATCATTTGAGTCTAGAGTATGCAATTCAGAGAGAATTGGATCTTGCGCTTTATTATGCAAAGCTTTTGTTGAAGTTGCCAAGTGGGAATGATACTAAAGGATTGCTGTTGTTAGCAAGGATTTTATCTGGCCAAAAACGGTATGGTGATGGGGAAAGAATCATAGATGCCGCCCTTGATCAGACAGAACAAGGGGAACAAGGTGAACTTTTGAGAACAAAAGCTAAACTCCAAATTGCTCAGGGTTGTTTGAAAAAGGCGTCTGAGACATACTCACAACTTCTTGCAATTCTTAAAGTTAAAAGTAAGAGCTTTGGATCTGGGAAG GGCCTTGAGGACCAGGATCAACAATTACAACTGCATACTTGGGTTGATCTGGCTTGCTTTTACATCAAGTTGTCACGCTGGAGCGATGCTGAGTCTTGTCTGTCTAAAGTCAAGGCCATCAGTCCTAATTGTGCTTCCAGATGGCATACTCTAG GGTTGTTTTATGAAGCAAAAGGACTCTTCAAAGAGGCACTAGATGCTTTCCAGATGGCCTTGAATATTGACCCTTGTCACGTCCCCAGCTTAATCGGATCAGCTATTAATCTCAGACAGTTAAACAGCAAGTCTAATTCCGTTGCTAAAAGCTTTCTGATGAACGCACTCAAGTTTGATAGGATGAATCATGTTGCCTGGTTTAACCTTGGCCTTCTCTGTCAATCAGACCAAGATTCATCTATTTCTGAAGCCGTAGAATGTTTTCAAACCGCAACTATCCTTGAGGAGACCGCTCCTATCGAACCCTTTAGATGA
- the LOC141612362 gene encoding protein NPGR2-like isoform X2 — protein MRVNEMLQLPESPGEEHSEHEILNIQEAELSLSESGGLNSEEARALLGRYEYQKGNIEAALQVFEGINIGIVTSNIKITLATIQGYPRRRSKRVHKPQKSIRGVSLLFEALFLKAKSFQALGRFKEAAQSCKDFVDLVESLFPDGMPENFGADSKLQMTIISAVELLPELWKLAGCPHDVILSYRQALLHGWNLDAGTASRLQKDFAVYLLYSGVEASPPNLGSQINKSFVPQSNLEEAILLLTLLLRKFTCRVIEWDPSVMDHLSFALNVSNQPQALTWVIEDLPAGSIERKEVYHTLALCYHAHGDNFAALNLLRKLLHHSEEPNHIPGLLLAAKICSENPSLAEEGITYARRALAIKDDACHNIVPRIHFFLGILLSNYANLAISEPERIERQLEAVQALECAVELTNRRETTFIYHLSLEYAIQRELDLALYYAKLLLKLPSGNDTKGLLLLARILSGQKRYGDGERIIDAALDQTEQGEQGELLRTKAKLQIAQGCLKKASETYSQLLAILKVKSKSFGSGKGLEDQDQQLQLHTWVDLACFYIKLSRWSDAESCLSKVKAISPNCASRWHTLGLFYEAKGLFKEALDAFQMALNIDPCHVPSLIGSAINLRQLNSKSNSVAKSFLMNALKFDRMNHVAWFNLGLLCQSDQDSSISEAVECFQTATILEETAPIEPFR, from the exons ATGAGAGTCAATGAAATGTTGCAGCTGCCTGAATCACCTGGTGAAGAACATTCTGAGCATGAGATTCTTAATATTCAAGAAGCCGAGTTATCTCTTAGCGAAAGTGGTGGGCTAAACTCAGAG GAAGCAAGAGCATTGTTGGGAAGATACGAGTATCAGAAAGGAAACATAGAGGCTGCTCTACAGGTCTTTGAAGGGATCAATATTGGTATAGTAACTTCAAATATCAAAATCACCCTTGCCACAATACAAGGTTATCCACGAAGGCGTTCCAAAAGGGTCCATAAACCGCAAAAGTCTATACGTGGAGTGAGTTTATTGTTTGAGGCCTTGTTCTTGAAGGCTAAATCtttccaagctcttgggaggtTTAAAG AAGCTGCTCAATCATGCAAAGATTTTGTGGATCTTGTTGAATCTTTGTTTCCAGATGGCATGCCGGAAAACTTTGGTGCGGACTCTAAGTTGCAGATGACCATAATCAGCGCTGTTGAGTTGCTTCCAGAATTATGGAAGCTTGCCGGGTGCCCTCATGACGTTATCTTGTCTTACCGCCAGGCCCTCCTCCACGGCTGGAACCTAGATGCTGGAACTGCTTCTAGGTTACAAAAAGACTTTGCCGTTTACCTTTTATATAGCGGAGTAGAAGCAAGCCCCCCAAACTTGGGTTCCCAGATCAATAAGTCATTTGTACCTCAAAGCAACTTAGAAGAGGCGATTCTACTGCTAACCCTTCTGTTGAGAAAATTTACTTGTAGGGTTATTGAGTGGGACCCCTCAGTTATGGATCATTTGTCATTTGCCCTCAATGTATCAAATCAACCCCAAGCATTAACCTGGGTAATAGAAGATTTACCTGCTGGGAGTATTGAGAGAAAGGAGGTTTACCACACTCTAGCACTTTGTTATCATGCACACGGTGACAATTTTGCTGCTTTGAATCTTCTGAGGAAGCTTTTGCATCATTCTGAGGAACCAAATCATATTCCAGGATTGCTACTGGCGGCAAAAATATGTAGTGAAAATCCCAGCTTAGCGGAAGAAGGGATCACATATGCTCGTAGAGCCTTGGCTATCAAGGACGATGCTTGTCATAATATAGTTCCCCGTATACATTTTTTCCTGGGTATTTTACTGTCAAATTATGCCAACTTAGCAATCTCTGAGCCCGAGAGGATTGAGAGGCAGTTAGAGGCTGTTCAGGCACTAGAATGCGCTGTAGAATTAACAAATCGTAGAGAGACTACGTTTATTTATCATTTGAGTCTAGAGTATGCAATTCAGAGAGAATTGGATCTTGCGCTTTATTATGCAAAGCTTTTGTTGAAGTTGCCAAGTGGGAATGATACTAAAGGATTGCTGTTGTTAGCAAGGATTTTATCTGGCCAAAAACGGTATGGTGATGGGGAAAGAATCATAGATGCCGCCCTTGATCAGACAGAACAAGGGGAACAAGGTGAACTTTTGAGAACAAAAGCTAAACTCCAAATTGCTCAGGGTTGTTTGAAAAAGGCGTCTGAGACATACTCACAACTTCTTGCAATTCTTAAAGTTAAAAGTAAGAGCTTTGGATCTGGGAAG GGCCTTGAGGACCAGGATCAACAATTACAACTGCATACTTGGGTTGATCTGGCTTGCTTTTACATCAAGTTGTCACGCTGGAGCGATGCTGAGTCTTGTCTGTCTAAAGTCAAGGCCATCAGTCCTAATTGTGCTTCCAGATGGCATACTCTAG GGTTGTTTTATGAAGCAAAAGGACTCTTCAAAGAGGCACTAGATGCTTTCCAGATGGCCTTGAATATTGACCCTTGTCACGTCCCCAGCTTAATCGGATCAGCTATTAATCTCAGACAGTTAAACAGCAAGTCTAATTCCGTTGCTAAAAGCTTTCTGATGAACGCACTCAAGTTTGATAGGATGAATCATGTTGCCTGGTTTAACCTTGGCCTTCTCTGTCAATCAGACCAAGATTCATCTATTTCTGAAGCCGTAGAATGTTTTCAAACCGCAACTATCCTTGAGGAGACCGCTCCTATCGAACCCTTTAGATGA
- the LOC141612362 gene encoding protein NPGR2-like isoform X3, producing MITKGKYFIGGDKCFHNFTFPSHSNQIRNLRKMFFMKNVFPKTRQEAAQSCKDFVDLVESLFPDGMPENFGADSKLQMTIISAVELLPELWKLAGCPHDVILSYRQALLHGWNLDAGTASRLQKDFAVYLLYSGVEASPPNLGSQINKSFVPQSNLEEAILLLTLLLRKFTCRVIEWDPSVMDHLSFALNVSNQPQALTWVIEDLPAGSIERKEVYHTLALCYHAHGDNFAALNLLRKLLHHSEEPNHIPGLLLAAKICSENPSLAEEGITYARRALAIKDDACHNIVPRIHFFLGILLSNYANLAISEPERIERQLEAVQALECAVELTNRRETTFIYHLSLEYAIQRELDLALYYAKLLLKLPSGNDTKGLLLLARILSGQKRYGDGERIIDAALDQTEQGEQGELLRTKAKLQIAQGCLKKASETYSQLLAILKVKSKSFGSGKGLEDQDQQLQLHTWVDLACFYIKLSRWSDAESCLSKVKAISPNCASRWHTLGLFYEAKGLFKEALDAFQMALNIDPCHVPSLIGSAINLRQLNSKSNSVAKSFLMNALKFDRMNHVAWFNLGLLCQSDQDSSISEAVECFQTATILEETAPIEPFR from the exons ATGATTACGAAGGGAAAATATTTTATTGGAGGAGATAAATGTTTCCACAATTTTACATTTCCCTCTCATTCAAATCAAATAAGGAACTTGAGGAAAATGTTTTTCATGAAAAATGTTTTCCCCAAAACGAGACAAG AAGCTGCTCAATCATGCAAAGATTTTGTGGATCTTGTTGAATCTTTGTTTCCAGATGGCATGCCGGAAAACTTTGGTGCGGACTCTAAGTTGCAGATGACCATAATCAGCGCTGTTGAGTTGCTTCCAGAATTATGGAAGCTTGCCGGGTGCCCTCATGACGTTATCTTGTCTTACCGCCAGGCCCTCCTCCACGGCTGGAACCTAGATGCTGGAACTGCTTCTAGGTTACAAAAAGACTTTGCCGTTTACCTTTTATATAGCGGAGTAGAAGCAAGCCCCCCAAACTTGGGTTCCCAGATCAATAAGTCATTTGTACCTCAAAGCAACTTAGAAGAGGCGATTCTACTGCTAACCCTTCTGTTGAGAAAATTTACTTGTAGGGTTATTGAGTGGGACCCCTCAGTTATGGATCATTTGTCATTTGCCCTCAATGTATCAAATCAACCCCAAGCATTAACCTGGGTAATAGAAGATTTACCTGCTGGGAGTATTGAGAGAAAGGAGGTTTACCACACTCTAGCACTTTGTTATCATGCACACGGTGACAATTTTGCTGCTTTGAATCTTCTGAGGAAGCTTTTGCATCATTCTGAGGAACCAAATCATATTCCAGGATTGCTACTGGCGGCAAAAATATGTAGTGAAAATCCCAGCTTAGCGGAAGAAGGGATCACATATGCTCGTAGAGCCTTGGCTATCAAGGACGATGCTTGTCATAATATAGTTCCCCGTATACATTTTTTCCTGGGTATTTTACTGTCAAATTATGCCAACTTAGCAATCTCTGAGCCCGAGAGGATTGAGAGGCAGTTAGAGGCTGTTCAGGCACTAGAATGCGCTGTAGAATTAACAAATCGTAGAGAGACTACGTTTATTTATCATTTGAGTCTAGAGTATGCAATTCAGAGAGAATTGGATCTTGCGCTTTATTATGCAAAGCTTTTGTTGAAGTTGCCAAGTGGGAATGATACTAAAGGATTGCTGTTGTTAGCAAGGATTTTATCTGGCCAAAAACGGTATGGTGATGGGGAAAGAATCATAGATGCCGCCCTTGATCAGACAGAACAAGGGGAACAAGGTGAACTTTTGAGAACAAAAGCTAAACTCCAAATTGCTCAGGGTTGTTTGAAAAAGGCGTCTGAGACATACTCACAACTTCTTGCAATTCTTAAAGTTAAAAGTAAGAGCTTTGGATCTGGGAAG GGCCTTGAGGACCAGGATCAACAATTACAACTGCATACTTGGGTTGATCTGGCTTGCTTTTACATCAAGTTGTCACGCTGGAGCGATGCTGAGTCTTGTCTGTCTAAAGTCAAGGCCATCAGTCCTAATTGTGCTTCCAGATGGCATACTCTAG GGTTGTTTTATGAAGCAAAAGGACTCTTCAAAGAGGCACTAGATGCTTTCCAGATGGCCTTGAATATTGACCCTTGTCACGTCCCCAGCTTAATCGGATCAGCTATTAATCTCAGACAGTTAAACAGCAAGTCTAATTCCGTTGCTAAAAGCTTTCTGATGAACGCACTCAAGTTTGATAGGATGAATCATGTTGCCTGGTTTAACCTTGGCCTTCTCTGTCAATCAGACCAAGATTCATCTATTTCTGAAGCCGTAGAATGTTTTCAAACCGCAACTATCCTTGAGGAGACCGCTCCTATCGAACCCTTTAGATGA